CGTCGTACGAGTCACGAATCGAGAGACGCCCGGAGATCGACGACTGTCCCTTCACGATCGGTCCCCTGAAGCTCCACGACAGGCGACGCGTCTGACCATCCGGTTGCGCCTGCGAGAACGCCGGCCGCGCGTCGATCGATTGATCGCGGAAGCCCACCGACACGTCGTGCGCCCACGACGTGCCGCCCGGGCGCGTGATGATCTCCACACGAACTCGCCCAGCGCCCATGCTGTCCGTGCTGAACGGATCGCGGCGGATACGCACCACCTGGATCTGGTCCTTCGGCGGCAGCGCTCCGCCTTCGAACCCGTTCACACGAATCTCCGCGCCGATACCCGCGAGCGCCTCGATCGCGATGGCGAGCTCTTCCGGGTCGTCTGGCAACTGCTCGATCTCGCGCGGGCTCAGCGTCTCGACCTGCCCGTCCGCTGTCGGCGGCACGAACGTCTGGGCATCCGCGCGCACGGCCACCTGCTCCGCGTAGCCCGCGATCGTGAGTGTGGCGACGGCCTCCGCCGCTTCCGCGGGGCGCACGACGGCGTCGATCGTCGCGGGCTCGAAGCCGGGCATCTCCACGATCAGCCGGTAGTCGCCCGCGGGCACGTCGAGCATCGCCTCGCCTGAATCGTCGGTGACGAGCATGCGCGGGACGCCTGCCGCGTCAGGTCCCGGTCCGGAGAACACGACCGTCGCGCCCGGCAGGCGTCCGCCCTGCGTGTCCTTCGCGACCACGATCAGGTGCCCGGGCGCCTCGCGCGTCTCGTGTTCCGCCAACGGAGTCTGCGGCGACTGCGCGGCGGCGCGGTCGGCCGCAAGGCACGCGACGAGCGCGACCGCCATGACTGGCGCGATGAATCCGATCGAGGCGAGGCGATCCATCGGCCCAGCATATCGACGACGACGCGGGATCGGTACCCCAAGAAACGTGAATGTCTTGATACGTGGAGTGGGAGGCGACGCGCGCCAGGGTTGAAACCCCTGGCCTCCATCAGGAGCGCTCGTCGGATTGGAGCGCGTGCGTCAGCGGCTGGCTTCGAGGGCGCGCCACATGTACCAGCTCCCGATGCTGCGGTACGGCCGCCACTTCTCGGCGTGCGCCTCGATCGCCGCGGGCGCAGCCTTCTCACCGCCGTTGTAGACGCGCGCGAAGCCCGTCACCACGCCGAGGTCGCCGAGGGGCAACACGTCGTGGCGCTGCAAGTGGAACATCAGGTGCATCTCCGCGGTCCAGCGGCCGATGCCCTTCACCTGCGTCAACGCCGCAATCACCTCATCGTCGGACAGGCGATACAGCCGGCGCGTGTCGAGCGCGCCGGTCGAAACGCGCTCGCAGAGGTCGAGGATGTAGCGCAGCTTCTGGCCGCTCAACCCGCCCGCGCGCAGCGTGGTTTCCGGTGTGGCGAGCCACGTGGCAGGAGGCGGACAGTGGCGCACACCCATCGACGCCATCACGCGCGCATGGATGGTCGTTGCGGCCGCGGTCGCGAGCTGCTGGAAGACGATCGCGCGCACGAGCGACGAGAAGGCATCGCGGCGAGGACGCGCGCCGAGCGTACATGGGCCGTGCGCCTTCATGAGGCGCGCCAGTTCGGGATCGCGACGCGCGAGGACGCGCGAGGCAACCAGGCAGGACTCGGGCGTGAAGCGTTCGGGGACCATGCGCGCTACGGGATGTCGGCGAACGACTCGTGCTCCTGCGGGCGGTCTCCGTCGGAGCGGTCGAGCACCTTGCGACAGTGCGCGAGCTCGTCGGCCACGCGCTGATCGGACCATCCGAGCTCTTCACGCATCGCGGCGGCGATGCGACCAAGTGCGGGACGTCCCCGATGCGGCGTGAACGCAAGGCGCGATCGCCGGCACACGAAGTCGGCCACGCGTTCACACGCTTCGTGCCGCGTCGCATGGACGACCTGCGCCACGACGTCGGGCTCGCCCTCCATCAGCGTCTGCCCGAGCTCAGGCCGCTCTTCCACGAGACGCAACACTTCGACGCGCCGCGTGCCGTACAGACGGGCGAGGTGCGCGCGCTGCGCGTCGGACAGCACCTCGGGTATCGGACCTGCGTCGCGCGCTCCGGGAAGGAGCGCGGTGGCCGTCGTGCAGCGGGCGGAACTCTCGAGCAGGCGGCACACGCGCTGCGTGGCTTCCTCGGCGATGGCGCGATAGCCCGTCAGCTTGCCGCCGATGATCGATACGAGCCCCACGGGGTCCTGTTCGGCAACGATCTGGTGCGAGCGCGTGACGGCCGACGCGTCGCCTTCCCGACGCACCAGCGCGCGCACGCCGGCGTTGGTGAAGAGCACGTCCCCGAGCGCGCCGACGTACGGCTTCACCGATCGACGCAGGTAGTCGATCTCCTCCGGCGTGGCGGCGACATCGGCGGGATCGTCCTCGTAGTCGAGGTCCGTCGTGCCCACCCACGCGTAGTCGAGCCACGGGATCACGAACATCAGACGCCCGTCGACGGCCGAGGGCAACGCGATGGCGTGCTTCGGCGGACGCTCGCACGCGAGATGGATGCCGCGCGTGGTGCGCACGCGCGGACGTGGACTCTGCTGGAGCACGCCGGCAGCGCGATCGAACCACGGGCCCGAGGCGTTGACGACGACGGCGCCGGAGACTTCGACTTCGCGCTGCGCGATGAGGTCCTGCACGCGCAGGCCGCGGACGCGTCCATCTGTCACCACGGCCGACACGACGCGGGAGTGGTTGCAGGCGGCAGCGCCGGCCTGCATCGCGTCCACCACGTTCTCCATGCAGAGGCGCTCGGGCAGCGCGACCTGTGCGTCCGAGTAGGCGGCGGCACCCTGCAGGCCCTCCTCGACCAGACGCGGCTCGGCCGCCAGCGCCGCGGCCGCAGACAGCATCCTGTGCCCCTCGAGGCTGCGGTCGTAGCTCAACGCGTCGTAGAGCCACATGCCGATGCGCATCTTCAGCCGCGTGAACGCCGACGTTCCGTAGAACGGGAGAAGGAAGCGCAGCGGCTTGACGAGGTGCGGTGCGATGCGCAGCAGGATCTCGCGTTCGCGCAGGTCCAGGCGGACGAGCGCGAAGTCCAGCATCTCGAGGTAGCGGAGGCCACCGTGAATCAGGCGCGTCGATCCGGACGAGGTGCCGCTGCCGAAGTCGCTCTGCTCGAACAGCGCCACGCGGAGGCCGCGGCGAGCCGCGTCGCGCGCCACGCCACAACCGATGATGCCGCCTCCGACCACGAGGAGATCGAATGTCTGGCGATGCAGGTCGGCGGCGCGCATGCTCCAGTGTCCCCGATCAGGCGGCCTGCGCGCGACTGGCGCCGGCACGAATGCGCGCGACGCTGTCGTCGCGACCGACGAGTTCGATCGTCTCGAACAGGCCGGGGCTCACCGTGCGGCCGGTGAGCGACACGCGCACGGCCTGCATGAACGGACCCGGCTTGACGCCACGCGATTCAGCGGTGCCGCGCACGGCCTGCTCGATCGACGCCACGTCGAACACGGCCGGCGCGTCGAGGGCGTTGGCCAGCGCGTAGAGGTGCGGAGCCATCTCCGGCGTGAGGTGTTTCGCGACGGCCGCGGGATCGAACAAGACCGGCCCGACGAGGGGTGCGAGCGCCGTCGGGATGTCGCCGAGGCGCTTCGTACGCGGACGCAACAGCGCCAGCGCGCGAATCAGCCACGCGCGCTCCCCAGCGTCGAATGCGGCGCGCCAGAGGCCTGCCGTCTCGAGCCATGGCTTCGCGTGGGCGATCAGCACGTCATCGCTCGCCTGCATGATGTGCTGATTGTTCATCCATTCGAGCTTCTCGGTGTTGAACACGGCGTTGCCGCCGCTGATGCCCGCGAGGTCGAAGCGCTCGACGAGCTCGCCCACCGAGAACAACTCCTGGTCGTCGCCGGGCGACCAGCCGAGGAGCGCGAGGAAGTTGACCATCGCCTCGGGGACGATGCCCTGCGCGGCGTACTCGATGACCGACGTGGCGCCGTGACGCTTGCTGAGGCGCTTCTTGTCCGGGCCCATGATGAGCGGCACGTGCGCGAAACCGGGGATCGACGCGTCGAGGGCTTCGTAGAGGAGGACCTGCTTCGGCGTGTTGGAGATGTGGTCGTCGCCGCGAATCACCTGCGTGATACGCATGTCCATGTCGTCGACCACGACCGACAGGTGGTAGGTCGGGTAGCCGTCGGACCGCAGGATCACGAAATCCTCGATGCCGCTGTTGTCGAAGCCGATCGAGCCATGGACCGCATCGTCGAACGTCGTGCGGCCGTCGGCAGGTACGCGGAACCTGATGGCGCGTGGCTGGCCCGCGGCTTCACGCGCGGCGACGTCATCGGCGCTCAGCGTGAGGCTCGTCTCGTCGTACTGCTTGGGGCCGAATGCCGCGTTCGTCGCGTCGCCGTTATCGTCTGTCGTGCTGGCGCGCGCACCGGCGCTGCGGTAGTCGAGATACGCG
The nucleotide sequence above comes from Acidobacteriota bacterium. Encoded proteins:
- a CDS encoding DNA-3-methyladenine glycosylase 2 family protein yields the protein MVPERFTPESCLVASRVLARRDPELARLMKAHGPCTLGARPRRDAFSSLVRAIVFQQLATAAATTIHARVMASMGVRHCPPPATWLATPETTLRAGGLSGQKLRYILDLCERVSTGALDTRRLYRLSDDEVIAALTQVKGIGRWTAEMHLMFHLQRHDVLPLGDLGVVTGFARVYNGGEKAAPAAIEAHAEKWRPYRSIGSWYMWRALEASR
- a CDS encoding glycerol-3-phosphate dehydrogenase/oxidase yields the protein MRAADLHRQTFDLLVVGGGIIGCGVARDAARRGLRVALFEQSDFGSGTSSGSTRLIHGGLRYLEMLDFALVRLDLREREILLRIAPHLVKPLRFLLPFYGTSAFTRLKMRIGMWLYDALSYDRSLEGHRMLSAAAALAAEPRLVEEGLQGAAAYSDAQVALPERLCMENVVDAMQAGAAACNHSRVVSAVVTDGRVRGLRVQDLIAQREVEVSGAVVVNASGPWFDRAAGVLQQSPRPRVRTTRGIHLACERPPKHAIALPSAVDGRLMFVIPWLDYAWVGTTDLDYEDDPADVAATPEEIDYLRRSVKPYVGALGDVLFTNAGVRALVRREGDASAVTRSHQIVAEQDPVGLVSIIGGKLTGYRAIAEEATQRVCRLLESSARCTTATALLPGARDAGPIPEVLSDAQRAHLARLYGTRRVEVLRLVEERPELGQTLMEGEPDVVAQVVHATRHEACERVADFVCRRSRLAFTPHRGRPALGRIAAAMREELGWSDQRVADELAHCRKVLDRSDGDRPQEHESFADIP
- a CDS encoding glutamate--tRNA ligase — its product is MSDHTTPLRVRFAPSPTGYLHVGGARTALFNWLLARRTGGAFVLRIEDTDMERSSDEMVQGILDGMRWLGLTWDEGPEVGGPHAPYFQSARLDRYRTVAAQLVASGHAYLDYRSAGARASTTDDNGDATNAAFGPKQYDETSLTLSADDVAAREAAGQPRAIRFRVPADGRTTFDDAVHGSIGFDNSGIEDFVILRSDGYPTYHLSVVVDDMDMRITQVIRGDDHISNTPKQVLLYEALDASIPGFAHVPLIMGPDKKRLSKRHGATSVIEYAAQGIVPEAMVNFLALLGWSPGDDQELFSVGELVERFDLAGISGGNAVFNTEKLEWMNNQHIMQASDDVLIAHAKPWLETAGLWRAAFDAGERAWLIRALALLRPRTKRLGDIPTALAPLVGPVLFDPAAVAKHLTPEMAPHLYALANALDAPAVFDVASIEQAVRGTAESRGVKPGPFMQAVRVSLTGRTVSPGLFETIELVGRDDSVARIRAGASRAQAA